Proteins from one Trichosurus vulpecula isolate mTriVul1 chromosome X unlocalized genomic scaffold, mTriVul1.pri SUPER_X_unloc_3, whole genome shotgun sequence genomic window:
- the LOC118833182 gene encoding putative RNA-binding protein Luc7-like 2 — protein MSAHAQMRAMLDQLMGTSRDGDTTRQRIKFSDDRVCKSHLLNCCPHDVLSGTRMDLGECLKVHDLALRADYEIASKEQDFFFELDAMDHLQSFIADCDRRTEVAKKRLAETQEEISAEVAAKAERVHELNEEIGKLLAKVEQLGAEGNVEESQKVMDEVEKARAKKREAEEVYRNSMPASSFQQQKLRVCEVCSAYLGLHDNDRRLADHFGGKLHLGFIEIREKLQELKRVVAEKQEKRNQERLKRREEREREEREKLRRSRSHSKNPKRSRSREHRRHQSRSTSQERKRTRSKSHEKRHRHRSRSSSRSHQRSRHSSRDRSREQSKRRSSKERSSGDKERSFRDHDLASRDKDRSSRSPRDRERKDKKRSYESANGRSEDRRSSEEPEAGEI, from the coding sequence ATGTCCGCGCACGCCCAGATGCGTGCTATGCTGGACCAGCTGATGGGCACCTCCCGGGACGGAGACACCACCCGGCAGCGAATCAAATTCAGCGATGACAGAGTGTGCAAGAGTCACCTTCTCAACTGCTGTCCTCATGATGTTCTCTCTGGAACTAGGATGGATCTTGGAGAATGTCTGAAGGTCCACGACCTGGCTTTGAGAGCAGATTATGAAATCGCATCCAAAGAACAAGACTTTTTCTTTGAGCTTGATGCAATGGATCATTTGCAGTCATTCATTGCAGACTGTGACCGGAGAACAGAAGTGGCCAAGAAAAGACTAGCAGAAACCCAAGAAGAGATTAGTGCTGAAGTAGCCGCTAAAGCTGAACGTGTCCATGAACTTAATGAGGAAATTGGTAAATTACTAGCCAAAGTAGAGCAACTAGGAGCTGAAGGTAATGTGGAGGAATCCCAGAAAGTAATGGATGAAGTGGAAAAAGCCCGAGCAAagaaaagagaggcagaggaagtcTACCGGAATTCCATGCCAGCCTCCAGCTTCCAACAACAGAAACTTCGGGTCTGTGAAGTATGTTCTGCTTATTTGGGTCTTCATGACAATGACAGGCGACTAGCTGATCATTTTGGGGGGAAACTACATCTGGGATTTATTGAAATAAGAGAGAAACTTCAAGAGTTAAAGAGAGTTGTAGCTGAGaagcaagagaaaagaaatcagGAACGCCTGAAGcgcagagaagaaagagagagagaagaaagggagaagttgAGAAGGTCCCGATCCCATAGCAAGAATCCTAAAAGATCCAGGTCCCGAGAGCATCGTAGACATCAATCTCGCTCCACTTCACAAGAACGGAAGAGAACTAGATCCAAGTCCCACGAGAAACGGCATCGTCACAGGTCACGTTCCAGCAGCCGCAGCCACCAGAGAAGTCGGCATAGCTCCAGAGACCGGAGCAGAGAGCAATCCAAAAGAAGATCCTCAAAAGAAAGGTCTTCTGGAGATAAAGAGAGGTCGTTTCGAGACCACGACCTAGCATCACGTGACAAAGACAGGAGTTCAAGGTCACCCcgtgacagagagagaaaagacaagaaaCGTTCCTATGAGAGTGCTAATGGCCGTTCGGAAGACAGGAGGAGCTCTGAAGAGCCTGAGGCTGGGGAGATTTAA